A genomic region of Tsukamurella pulmonis contains the following coding sequences:
- a CDS encoding PAS and ANTAR domain-containing protein — protein MHPSGHEAMEAVDGAPQSFGAFRLFFDGERWEWSGDVARMHGYAPGEVIPTTELILSHKHPDDAPAVRERVRHTLSSGDPFSSRHRIIDTAGAVHHIIVVADRMLSDDHEVIGTEGYYIDITETVESEVRQSLAETMPDVIAAREDIDRAKGVLMFVYGVSADRAFDILRWRSQETNVKLRVLAAQLIEDFASQEPLLSRSARERFDHLLLTAHHRID, from the coding sequence ATGCACCCTTCCGGTCACGAGGCCATGGAGGCCGTCGATGGAGCCCCGCAGTCGTTCGGCGCCTTCCGCCTCTTCTTCGACGGGGAGCGGTGGGAGTGGTCGGGCGACGTCGCCCGGATGCACGGGTACGCACCCGGGGAGGTGATACCGACGACCGAGCTGATCCTCTCCCACAAACATCCCGACGATGCTCCAGCCGTCCGCGAGCGGGTTCGGCACACCCTCTCCTCCGGCGATCCCTTCAGCAGCCGGCATCGCATCATCGATACGGCCGGCGCAGTACACCACATCATCGTGGTCGCGGACCGCATGCTCTCCGACGACCACGAGGTGATCGGCACGGAGGGGTACTACATCGACATCACGGAGACCGTCGAATCGGAGGTCCGGCAATCCCTCGCCGAGACGATGCCGGACGTCATCGCCGCGCGGGAGGACATCGACCGTGCCAAGGGCGTACTGATGTTCGTCTACGGCGTCTCCGCCGACCGCGCCTTCGACATCCTGCGGTGGCGCTCGCAGGAGACGAACGTGAAACTCCGGGTGCTCGCTGCGCAGTTGATCGAGGATTTCGCCTCCCAGGAACCGTTGCTCTCGCGCAGCGCGCGCGAACGGTTCGACCATCTCCTGCTCACGGCCCATCACCGCATCGACTGA
- a CDS encoding alpha/beta hydrolase, giving the protein MPCLSITPPEPFGTRVLHLHGGAFVEQPEHHHWRFLRWLALTTGASVVAPLYPLCPVADRRAIDESVRRVYDGTVAGHDGPVLLSGDSAGGRLALDLARTACAGGARRPDALLLSSPWIDLEVTDSRSARIEPFDPELAIRGLRMAGRWYAAGVRGGLAGTDPFAADLSDLPPTMVCSGTRDILNPDAERLHGVLTTAGVAVTLLESPRMFHNWIMHAVPEGAAARRRIVDFLRGLGIAASATADLRNAGSFLV; this is encoded by the coding sequence GTGCCGTGCTTGAGTATCACCCCGCCGGAACCCTTCGGGACGCGCGTCCTCCATCTGCACGGAGGAGCGTTCGTGGAACAGCCGGAACACCATCACTGGCGGTTCCTGCGGTGGCTCGCGCTGACCACCGGAGCATCGGTCGTCGCGCCGCTGTACCCGCTGTGCCCCGTCGCGGACCGCCGCGCGATCGACGAGAGCGTGCGGCGGGTGTACGACGGCACCGTCGCCGGACACGACGGCCCCGTGCTCCTTTCCGGTGACTCGGCAGGCGGCCGCCTCGCCCTCGATCTGGCCCGGACCGCGTGCGCCGGTGGTGCTCGCCGGCCCGACGCCCTTCTCCTGAGCTCGCCCTGGATCGACCTGGAGGTGACGGACAGTCGATCCGCGCGGATCGAGCCGTTCGACCCCGAACTCGCGATCCGTGGCCTCCGGATGGCCGGGCGGTGGTACGCCGCCGGGGTACGGGGAGGGCTCGCCGGGACGGACCCGTTCGCGGCGGACCTGTCCGACCTTCCGCCCACCATGGTGTGCTCGGGTACCCGGGACATCCTCAACCCCGACGCGGAACGGCTGCACGGCGTGCTGACCACCGCGGGGGTCGCGGTGACGCTGCTCGAGTCCCCGCGAATGTTCCACAACTGGATCATGCACGCCGTCCCGGAGGGGGCCGCGGCGCGGAGGCGGATCGTCGACTTCCTGCGCGGCCTGGGGATCGCCGCATCCGCGACCGCGGACCTGCGCAACGCGGGGTCCTTCCTGGTTTGA
- a CDS encoding LON peptidase substrate-binding domain-containing protein, with protein MFPLGAVLLPGEELPLRVFEPRYRHMVEHCLATDGRFGVVLIERGSEVGGGDVRTDVGTVALIDRYVRRTGGGFTLSCNGTDRVRVTQWLPDDPYPRAEAEPWPDETQPAVDLIPLLGKRDEIERLAAKLARGEGVRPRSWPKLTLPENPVERSYYLARALPLSAADRYRALAAPGPADRVRVLTDALDDVIATLRFRLQ; from the coding sequence ATGTTCCCGCTCGGCGCCGTGCTGCTGCCCGGCGAGGAGTTGCCGCTGCGCGTCTTCGAGCCCCGCTACCGGCACATGGTGGAGCACTGCCTCGCCACCGACGGCCGGTTCGGCGTGGTGCTCATCGAGCGCGGCAGCGAGGTGGGCGGCGGCGACGTCCGCACCGACGTGGGCACGGTGGCGCTCATCGACCGGTACGTCCGGCGCACGGGCGGCGGGTTCACCCTCAGTTGCAACGGGACGGACCGCGTTCGCGTCACGCAGTGGCTGCCCGACGATCCCTACCCGCGCGCCGAGGCGGAGCCCTGGCCCGACGAGACCCAGCCGGCGGTGGACCTGATTCCGCTGCTGGGCAAGCGCGACGAGATCGAGCGGCTCGCCGCGAAGCTCGCACGGGGCGAAGGCGTCCGGCCGCGCTCCTGGCCCAAGCTCACGCTCCCCGAGAATCCGGTGGAGCGCAGCTACTACCTCGCCCGCGCACTGCCGCTCTCGGCCGCCGATCGGTACCGGGCACTGGCGGCACCCGGCCCCGCGGACCGGGTGCGTGTGCTCACCGACGCGCTCGACGACGTGATCGCGACGCTGCGGTTCCGTTTGCAATAG
- a CDS encoding CocE/NonD family hydrolase: MRTVDEFPCSTISIENVFIPLSDGTRLAARIWLPVDAEAAPVPAVLEYLPYRKRDDTRARDALNHPYIAGHGYACVRVDLRGSGDSDGVLRDEYLPVEQEDACEVIAWLAEQPWCDGNVGMMGISWGGFNSLHVAARRPPALRAIISASATEDLYVDNMHYMGGCLLSDNLSEATVMFACTSLPPDPAIVGDRWRQMWLERLRGSGLWIENWLEHQHRDDYWLRASVNEDYSAIECPVFAVGGWADGYTNAIFRLMEHLDVPRKGLIGPWGHKYPHLGVPGPPIDFLDEVVRWWDHWLKGVPNGVMDEPMLRVWMQDSVEPNPAYEARPGRWVAEERWPAPAIGPRTYELAAEGLVAPGASALPAGAFSVSSPLSVGMAAGKWASYAATPDLPTDQRNEDGGALVFDTAPLESPVEILGRPELELQLEVDRPVALVAARLSDVAPTGEATRVTYGVVNLTHRNGSARPESMDVGRSMRISMELNGIAQIVPAGHRIRLSLSTSYFPLVWPPPEPVVMTVHTRESELRVPARSPRAEDELLRTFGPPTAAAPLALTRVSPGEHHWRTTNDLATGGTTLEIADDDGEYVIDETGTAVTRATTEWFGFRRDDVTSARGETRTLRRFRRDDWNIEVRTRTVLTSTRSTFVVTAELDAYEDDGDRGMRRVFADSWFREIPRRSV, translated from the coding sequence GTGCGCACAGTCGATGAATTCCCCTGTTCCACAATATCGATCGAGAACGTCTTCATCCCGCTCTCGGACGGGACCCGGCTGGCGGCCCGTATCTGGCTGCCTGTCGACGCCGAGGCGGCCCCGGTGCCGGCGGTGCTGGAATACCTGCCGTACCGCAAACGCGACGACACACGGGCCCGGGATGCGCTGAACCACCCGTACATCGCGGGGCACGGCTACGCCTGTGTCCGCGTGGATCTGCGGGGGAGCGGCGACTCGGACGGAGTGCTGCGCGATGAGTACCTTCCGGTGGAGCAGGAGGACGCCTGCGAGGTGATCGCCTGGCTGGCCGAGCAGCCCTGGTGCGATGGGAATGTCGGGATGATGGGGATCTCGTGGGGCGGATTCAACAGCCTCCATGTCGCAGCGCGACGCCCTCCGGCCCTCCGGGCGATCATCTCGGCTTCGGCGACGGAGGACCTGTACGTCGACAACATGCACTACATGGGCGGATGCCTATTGTCGGACAATCTCTCGGAAGCGACCGTCATGTTCGCGTGTACCAGTCTCCCGCCCGATCCTGCGATCGTCGGCGACCGGTGGCGTCAGATGTGGCTGGAGCGGCTGCGCGGAAGCGGCCTGTGGATCGAGAACTGGCTCGAGCACCAGCACCGCGACGACTACTGGTTGCGCGCATCGGTGAACGAGGACTACTCCGCGATCGAGTGCCCCGTGTTCGCGGTCGGCGGGTGGGCGGACGGCTATACGAACGCGATCTTCCGCTTGATGGAGCACCTCGACGTGCCGCGCAAGGGGCTCATCGGTCCCTGGGGCCACAAGTACCCCCACCTCGGGGTGCCGGGGCCGCCGATCGACTTCCTCGACGAAGTGGTGCGCTGGTGGGACCACTGGCTCAAGGGGGTCCCGAACGGGGTGATGGATGAGCCGATGTTGCGTGTCTGGATGCAGGACAGCGTCGAGCCCAACCCCGCCTACGAGGCTCGGCCGGGCCGCTGGGTCGCGGAGGAGCGTTGGCCCGCACCGGCGATCGGACCCCGTACCTACGAACTCGCCGCCGAGGGGCTCGTCGCACCGGGGGCTTCCGCATTACCGGCCGGGGCGTTCAGCGTGAGCTCGCCGCTCAGTGTCGGTATGGCGGCGGGGAAGTGGGCCTCCTACGCGGCCACCCCGGACCTGCCGACCGATCAGCGCAACGAGGACGGCGGTGCCCTGGTCTTCGATACGGCGCCCCTCGAGAGCCCCGTGGAGATACTCGGCAGGCCCGAGCTGGAGTTGCAGCTCGAGGTCGACAGGCCCGTCGCGCTCGTCGCCGCACGGCTCTCCGACGTCGCGCCCACGGGAGAGGCGACCCGCGTGACGTACGGCGTCGTCAACCTGACACACCGGAACGGCAGCGCCCGCCCCGAGTCGATGGACGTCGGTCGATCGATGCGGATCAGTATGGAACTGAACGGGATCGCTCAGATCGTCCCGGCCGGGCACAGGATCCGGCTCTCCTTGTCGACCTCCTACTTCCCGCTGGTGTGGCCGCCGCCCGAGCCGGTGGTCATGACGGTGCACACCCGTGAGAGCGAGCTGCGGGTCCCCGCGCGATCGCCCCGCGCCGAGGACGAACTGCTGCGTACCTTCGGCCCGCCGACCGCGGCCGCCCCGCTCGCGCTGACACGGGTGTCGCCGGGAGAGCACCACTGGCGCACCACCAACGATCTGGCCACCGGAGGCACCACGCTGGAGATCGCCGACGACGACGGGGAGTACGTCATCGACGAGACCGGCACTGCCGTCACGAGGGCGACCACTGAATGGTTCGGGTTCCGTCGTGACGATGTGACCTCGGCTCGTGGCGAGACCCGCACGCTGCGTCGCTTCCGGCGCGACGACTGGAACATCGAGGTACGCACCCGCACCGTTCTGACGAGTACGCGGAGCACCTTCGTGGTCACCGCGGAACTGGACGCCTATGAGGACGACGGCGACCGTGGGATGCGCCGGGTGTTCGCGGACAGCTGGTTCCGGGAGATCCCGCGACGCAGCGTCTGA
- a CDS encoding hemerythrin domain-containing protein, with product MTFINPYTFIDELAFQHQRILQLFDRVREGEAEERDETFLELRRLLAVHEAAEEVVVHPRARSSITSGPKVVGERLSEERAVKRLLAELEGLGMQSAEFDAKLEALREIVEGHIEREERDEFIALRNELDDDEAARMADAVRVIEAVAPTHPHPGTESASANLLVGPFAAMLDRARDAVAVRLGQGAH from the coding sequence GTGACGTTCATCAACCCGTACACCTTCATCGACGAACTCGCGTTCCAGCACCAGCGGATTCTGCAACTCTTCGACCGCGTCCGCGAGGGTGAGGCAGAGGAACGCGACGAAACGTTCCTCGAACTGCGCAGGCTGCTCGCCGTGCACGAGGCCGCCGAGGAAGTAGTGGTGCATCCCCGGGCCCGGTCCTCGATCACGTCCGGCCCGAAGGTTGTGGGCGAGCGGCTGTCGGAGGAGCGCGCCGTCAAACGCCTTCTCGCCGAGCTCGAAGGCCTGGGCATGCAGTCCGCGGAGTTCGATGCGAAGCTCGAGGCCCTGCGCGAGATCGTCGAGGGGCATATCGAGCGCGAGGAGCGCGACGAGTTCATCGCACTGCGCAACGAACTCGACGACGACGAGGCCGCCCGTATGGCCGATGCCGTCCGGGTGATCGAGGCCGTCGCTCCCACGCATCCGCACCCGGGGACGGAGTCCGCATCTGCCAACCTGCTCGTCGGGCCGTTCGCGGCGATGCTCGATCGCGCCCGTGATGCGGTCGCGGTGCGCCTGGGACAGGGGGCGCACTGA
- a CDS encoding STAS domain-containing protein — MSSSVIEHPDVFRITASRASSSCTEVVPEGDLDAVTLPALVEAVDGALRAGARVELDLGGVDFMSIAAAAYVWRRVVPRSGATVTVTAASAAASRALVVTGFSGAVDV; from the coding sequence ATGTCGTCATCCGTCATCGAACACCCCGACGTCTTCCGGATCACAGCGTCGCGGGCATCGTCCTCGTGCACCGAAGTGGTGCCCGAGGGCGACCTCGACGCCGTCACCCTGCCCGCGCTCGTCGAAGCGGTCGACGGGGCACTGCGGGCCGGGGCCCGCGTCGAACTGGATCTCGGCGGCGTGGACTTCATGAGCATCGCCGCGGCCGCGTACGTGTGGCGCCGGGTCGTGCCCCGGAGCGGCGCGACGGTGACGGTCACCGCCGCGAGCGCCGCCGCGTCGCGCGCGCTCGTCGTCACCGGATTCAGCGGCGCCGTCGACGTTTGA
- a CDS encoding catalase, producing the protein MADEQIEAVTGVGRGGEPHQVAAEGLTTSQGAPVPDNQNSLRAGARGPALLEDFVLRDKIFRFDHERIPERVVHARGYGAHGVFECTRSLTEITAADLFGEVGRQTEVFVRFSTVAGRAGSFDLARDVRGFAVKFYTREGNWDLVGNNIPVFFIQDAMKFPDLVHAVKEDPDRGFPQAQSAHDTYWDFVSCLPESTHMTLWQMSDRAIPRSFRFMEGFGVHTFRFLADDGASTYVKFHWKPVLGCQSVLWDEAVKINGADPDFHRRDLWNALSSGEYPQWDLAVQLFDQATADALPFDVLDPTKIVPEESVPLQVIGRLTLDRTVDNDFAETEQVAFCTQNVVPGIGFTEDPLLQGRNFSYLDTQLSRLGGPNFTHLPVNRARCPMAFFHRDGHMQHEVPSGPINYEPNSSDQGGPRERAGAQALTTFAEPAEGAKTRLRPESFADHYSQAAVFWHSQTPVEQDHIVAAYVFELSKVVEPAIRTRMVANLRNVDDALAARIAAGLGLELPGASACAVPVRTDLPESPSVSMLRNPPGTFAGRVLGVLVTDGVERALVDGLRHRARDAGAAVVLVAPRVGGVADADGDPLAVDAQLAGAPSVLFDAVAILTSMAGAEELAFDPAAQDFITDAFHHSKFLGLGQHCEPLLRRTGLFGRTDDGCFVLSSDMDAGAFLRACAELRHWPRTAVGGANPPKE; encoded by the coding sequence ATGGCGGACGAACAGATCGAGGCGGTGACCGGGGTCGGCCGCGGCGGTGAGCCGCACCAGGTGGCGGCGGAGGGCCTGACCACCTCGCAGGGGGCGCCGGTACCCGACAACCAGAACTCGTTGCGGGCCGGCGCACGCGGGCCGGCGTTGCTGGAGGACTTCGTCCTACGGGACAAGATCTTCCGGTTCGATCACGAGCGCATCCCCGAGCGGGTGGTGCACGCGCGCGGATACGGTGCGCACGGGGTCTTCGAGTGCACCCGATCGCTCACCGAGATCACCGCGGCGGACCTGTTCGGTGAGGTGGGGAGGCAGACGGAGGTGTTCGTCCGTTTCTCCACCGTCGCCGGCCGGGCAGGATCGTTCGATCTGGCGCGTGACGTTCGCGGTTTCGCCGTGAAGTTCTACACGCGCGAGGGCAACTGGGATCTGGTGGGCAACAACATCCCCGTCTTCTTCATCCAGGACGCGATGAAGTTCCCCGACCTGGTGCACGCGGTCAAGGAGGATCCGGACCGGGGTTTCCCGCAGGCGCAGTCAGCGCACGACACGTACTGGGACTTCGTCTCCTGTCTCCCGGAATCGACGCACATGACTCTGTGGCAGATGTCGGATCGTGCGATACCGCGCTCGTTCCGGTTCATGGAGGGCTTCGGGGTGCACACGTTCCGATTCCTCGCCGACGACGGTGCATCGACGTACGTGAAATTCCACTGGAAGCCCGTGCTCGGGTGCCAATCGGTGCTCTGGGACGAGGCGGTCAAGATCAACGGTGCCGACCCGGACTTCCACCGCCGCGACCTGTGGAACGCGCTCTCGTCGGGGGAGTACCCGCAATGGGACTTGGCGGTGCAGCTGTTCGACCAGGCCACTGCGGACGCTCTGCCCTTCGACGTCCTCGACCCGACCAAGATCGTTCCGGAGGAGAGCGTGCCACTGCAGGTGATCGGCAGGCTCACACTCGACCGGACGGTCGACAACGATTTCGCCGAGACCGAGCAGGTGGCGTTCTGCACGCAGAACGTCGTGCCCGGCATCGGGTTCACCGAGGATCCGCTCTTGCAGGGCCGGAACTTCTCCTACCTCGACACGCAGCTCTCGCGGTTGGGCGGACCGAACTTCACCCACCTCCCGGTCAACCGCGCCCGGTGTCCGATGGCCTTCTTCCACCGGGACGGCCACATGCAGCACGAGGTGCCCTCCGGCCCGATCAACTACGAGCCGAACTCGAGCGATCAGGGCGGGCCGCGTGAGCGCGCGGGCGCGCAGGCACTGACGACTTTCGCCGAACCGGCGGAGGGGGCGAAGACGCGGTTGCGCCCCGAGTCCTTCGCCGATCACTACAGCCAGGCCGCGGTGTTCTGGCACAGCCAGACCCCGGTCGAACAGGATCACATCGTCGCCGCCTACGTTTTCGAGCTGAGCAAAGTGGTGGAGCCGGCGATCAGGACCCGGATGGTCGCGAACCTCCGCAACGTCGACGACGCGCTCGCCGCCCGGATCGCCGCCGGCCTGGGGCTCGAGCTCCCCGGGGCCTCGGCCTGCGCAGTGCCCGTGCGGACCGACCTGCCGGAGTCGCCGTCGGTGAGCATGCTCCGCAACCCGCCGGGGACGTTCGCCGGGCGGGTCCTCGGCGTCCTGGTCACCGATGGTGTCGAGCGCGCGCTCGTCGACGGGCTGCGGCACCGGGCGCGCGACGCCGGCGCCGCGGTTGTGCTCGTCGCGCCGCGAGTGGGTGGAGTGGCGGACGCCGATGGCGATCCGCTCGCGGTCGACGCCCAGCTCGCCGGCGCCCCGTCGGTGCTCTTCGACGCGGTGGCGATCCTCACCTCGATGGCGGGCGCGGAGGAACTGGCCTTCGATCCCGCGGCGCAGGACTTCATCACGGACGCCTTCCACCACAGCAAGTTCCTGGGACTCGGACAGCATTGCGAACCACTGCTGCGCCGGACCGGGCTGTTCGGGAGAACCGACGACGGATGCTTCGTCCTCTCCTCTGACATGGACGCCGGCGCGTTCCTCCGCGCCTGTGCGGAACTGCGCCATTGGCCCCGTACCGCGGTCGGTGGCGCCAACCCTCCGAAGGAGTGA
- a CDS encoding CBS domain-containing protein yields the protein MTRARDIMQPTVECIGSTDSAADAARRMSELHVGALPICGEDGRLKGMITDRDIVIEVVARGHDPERIRAGELAQGEAVTIGADDDTTELLATMAEHQVRRVPVIDGHSLVGIIAQADIARALPDQRVGDLVAAVSFD from the coding sequence ATGACACGAGCACGGGACATCATGCAGCCGACCGTCGAGTGCATCGGCAGTACCGATTCGGCGGCCGATGCTGCACGCCGGATGAGCGAGTTGCACGTCGGCGCACTACCGATCTGTGGTGAGGACGGCCGCCTCAAGGGCATGATCACCGACCGGGACATCGTGATCGAGGTGGTGGCACGCGGGCACGATCCGGAGCGGATCCGCGCCGGGGAACTCGCTCAGGGCGAGGCCGTCACCATCGGAGCCGACGACGACACCACCGAGCTACTCGCGACGATGGCTGAGCATCAGGTTCGGCGCGTACCCGTCATCGACGGTCACTCGCTGGTCGGCATCATCGCCCAGGCCGACATCGCCCGAGCACTCCCCGACCAGCGGGTCGGCGATCTCGTCGCCGCCGTGTCCTTCGACTAG
- a CDS encoding ATP-grasp domain-containing protein, giving the protein MNIFVPGLTRQQRDELRTVDVGSDVRFHSLLDVDSLTRAEHLDFQDLLRRARVELDDFDGTVDAIIAHWDFPTSVLAPVLAAERSLPAPSVESVLSFEHKYWSRLIQRRAIPECVPRFAAFDPFDPAIEKSGVDLPFPYWVKPVKSHSSQLGFEVRDRAGFEAALDEIRREIRTVGDAFDEVLSTIDVPEAVRGVTGTSCIAEEIIEGIQAAPEVSMFRGEFVVHGLFDMQRSEDGHSFDRLSYPARSVPSDVQERMLAATESVLREAGFDNGCANAEFMWDERVDRISMIEVNTRISQSHSELFVKVDGTSNHAYATAVALGRRPHPEAGAGRYGAATKHLIGVHSDGVVRAVPTPEDIARLREELPDTVVQLDVAPGDRLSELPNQDPYRYVLATVYLGAADADGLAEAAARAEGFLPFQIDHGAAERFAPRRTA; this is encoded by the coding sequence ATGAACATCTTCGTACCCGGCCTGACCCGCCAGCAGCGCGACGAATTGAGAACCGTCGACGTAGGGAGCGACGTCCGCTTCCATTCGCTGTTGGACGTCGACTCACTCACGCGGGCAGAGCATCTCGACTTCCAGGATCTGCTCCGTCGCGCGCGAGTGGAATTGGACGACTTCGACGGCACGGTCGACGCGATCATCGCTCACTGGGACTTCCCGACGAGCGTCCTCGCGCCGGTACTGGCCGCCGAGCGGTCGCTCCCCGCGCCGTCGGTGGAGAGCGTGCTCTCCTTCGAGCACAAGTACTGGTCCCGATTGATCCAGCGCCGGGCGATCCCGGAGTGCGTACCGCGATTCGCCGCGTTCGACCCGTTCGATCCCGCGATCGAGAAATCCGGTGTGGATCTCCCGTTCCCGTACTGGGTCAAGCCGGTGAAATCGCACTCCTCGCAGCTCGGCTTCGAGGTCCGCGATCGGGCCGGTTTCGAGGCCGCGCTCGATGAGATCAGGCGGGAGATCCGCACGGTCGGAGACGCCTTCGACGAAGTACTCAGCACCATCGACGTGCCCGAGGCCGTACGGGGCGTGACCGGCACGTCGTGCATCGCGGAGGAGATCATCGAGGGGATCCAGGCCGCACCAGAGGTGTCCATGTTCCGCGGCGAGTTCGTGGTGCACGGTCTTTTCGACATGCAGCGCAGCGAGGATGGGCACAGCTTCGATCGGCTGTCCTATCCGGCCCGCTCGGTACCCTCCGACGTCCAGGAGCGGATGCTGGCCGCGACGGAGTCGGTGTTGCGGGAGGCCGGATTCGACAACGGTTGCGCGAACGCCGAGTTCATGTGGGACGAGAGGGTGGACCGGATCAGCATGATCGAGGTGAACACCCGGATCTCGCAGTCTCACAGTGAACTCTTCGTGAAGGTCGACGGTACTTCGAATCACGCCTACGCCACAGCCGTCGCGCTGGGCAGGCGCCCCCACCCCGAGGCGGGCGCGGGCAGGTACGGCGCTGCGACGAAGCATCTGATCGGTGTCCACTCCGATGGCGTGGTCCGGGCGGTCCCCACCCCGGAGGACATCGCTCGGCTCCGCGAGGAATTGCCGGACACGGTGGTGCAGTTGGATGTCGCCCCGGGTGACAGGCTCTCCGAGCTACCCAACCAGGACCCGTACCGCTACGTCCTCGCCACCGTCTACCTCGGCGCCGCCGATGCCGACGGACTCGCCGAGGCGGCCGCGCGGGCGGAGGGCTTCCTACCGTTCCAGATCGACCACGGCGCGGCGGAGCGGTTCGCCCCGCGGCGAACGGCGTGA
- a CDS encoding low affinity iron permease family protein has protein sequence MSVFDRFADWTGRWVSRAWFFSFCVVLVVIWAPSILVLRNVDTWQLVINTATTIITFLLVALVQNQSTRADAAIQQKLNALIEAALDQDPGVRSETVRRQLDEAIGVERRESS, from the coding sequence GTGTCGGTCTTCGACCGCTTCGCCGACTGGACCGGCCGCTGGGTCTCGCGGGCCTGGTTCTTCAGCTTCTGCGTCGTTCTGGTGGTGATATGGGCTCCGTCGATCCTGGTGTTGCGCAACGTCGACACCTGGCAGTTGGTCATCAACACCGCGACCACGATCATCACCTTCCTGCTCGTGGCGCTCGTGCAGAACCAGTCGACCCGCGCGGACGCCGCGATCCAGCAGAAGCTCAACGCATTGATCGAGGCGGCCCTCGACCAGGACCCCGGTGTCCGCTCCGAGACGGTGAGGCGCCAGTTGGACGAGGCCATCGGAGTGGAGCGTCGCGAGTCGTCGTGA